The genomic segment CAGTTATTTGTTGAATTATTAATGCTTACACCTGTCATATAATGCAGTATCAACACCTGTTCCTGGATAGGAATCTCTTTATCAGGTTCTGCAGTATCTTTAAATTCAAATTCAGGATAATTAATATAATAGATACGATTCAAAAACGGAACCCTGAAAATATTATAGTCTGCCTGAACAAATCCAGTTTGATTGAGCAATTGTTCAAAAGAAATTAATGAGAGTTTTGCAACTGCAAGCTTTTTTGCGTTGATATAATCGTCTGTTCTTGCCATTGGTGCCTGCTCCTTAAAAAAAAGCCCTCCCAAAGGAGGGCTTTTGAAATAACAGTATTAACAGGTTTAAACCTGATATTACTAAACGTCAAGCCATGAATCAGAGAAAAGGGTTTTTCCAAGAATGACGTTGGTGGATTTAACATAATGCTGAAGTTCCTGGGAAAGGCTTGCCATATCCGGCTGGTTGCCTTCCATAGTCTGCTTGATGGCATTAACAATATCAGGGCGTTTTCCCCTTGCCAGATCCATGGTAACATCATCTCGGCAGTCTGCAATAAAAGAGATCATGCCGTGCAGGTTTAACATAACAGTAAAAGTAAGATTCAGTACATGGCGCAGATTGTCAGGCACACCGCTGGAAATATTGGAAACACCGCAGGTACTCATGGCTCCTGGCATAATTTCAGGGAGCATGTCCATGAAGTTCATTAAAGCAATTGCCTGGGGCTGCTGAATATTTACTGGTGTTACAATACCATCAACCCACATCTGGTCGTTTTCAATGCCTGCTTCATTAGCAACAGTCATGAGTTCTACAAGAAGGGCTGCTCTTTCATTTTCATCACGGGGAAGTCCATCTGGTCCCCACATAAGAGCGCAGAAATCTGATCCATGCTCTGCTGCCAGGGGCACCATTTTTTCATAACGGGCAGGCCGTACCATAATGGAGTTAATCATGGTAGGCATTTTGCATTTAGGCAGGGCTGCTGCAATAGCGTCAATATTGGATGTGTCAAGAACCAGAGGAATATCATCAACAACTTCCTGGACAGTTTCTACAACCCAGGGCATAAGTTCATGACCGTCTTTTTTTGCAGGTCCAAGATTGATGTCAATCAGGTCAACACCTTTTTCTTTCTGGAACAGGGCCTCTCTTTGAATGGGTTTTGGATCACGTTCTTTGAATGCTTTGCCAATCTCTTTCCCAATAACATTCAAGCTTTCTCCAATAACCCAGAATTCATTCTCACCTAATGGCCGCAAAACATCTTTTAACTTTGCCATACAAATTTTCCTCCTATTTCAGTTGTCAGTTGTCAGTGAACAGTTGTCATTTTACTGATAACTGTTCACTGTTTTACTGTTGTTAAACTTTTGATTTCAGGAATGCAGGAATATGAGCTGCCTCTCTGGGACCTACAGTAATTGTCCAGCCCGGCAATTCTTCTTCAACATCACCAGCAATAGCTGCTGCATAACCAGGGATGATAAGTTCTTTTGTTTTTACTTTATCCATGATACCGCATTTTTTCACAAACATACCAACATCATCGCCTGAGAACTTGCCTGCTGCCCAGGCGGTAAGAACTGACAGACCTTCTGCATCTTTGATAAGCAGCCAGCTTGGAACCTTGCTGCCTTCCATTTCACCAGATACGATAAAATAGGTAAGAGCAAAGTTTGTTGTTACCATGATTGGTGAGTTTTCATCAGGATTATTGATGGGATAGATACCTTCGGTTACAGTCATTGGACGCTGGGGATCTGTAAAGATATTGAGTCTTTCAAGAAGCAGCGGGAAGATACTTTCACCAGTAAAATCTGACAATACAACAATGCTGCCGTATTTTGCAACAAACATTCCGGCGATCATGGTTTCAATGTCAAGGCTTGAAGCCATTTCACACGGGAAAGCAATGGTCGGGAAGCCCAAAGAGCGGTTTCCGTTTTTCAGTGCTGCACGGCGCATGGCTACCTGATCTTCAAGACCCTGTTTAATCTCTCTGGAACCTGGATCAAGTACCAGTTTTTTCAATCCCATGCCAACAAGCTTATCTGTAAGAGCAGGCAGAGCCTCAACAGAATCAGCCTTAACTGCCAGGGGCAGATCGTTTTCTTTTGCTATGGCTCCGTATTCATCCACATTGGCTGCCGTGGCTGCATACATAAGGGGATTTTTAAATTTACAGACTTCAATACCAGCCTTCATGACATCAGCATTATCTGTTATGAGAATCAGGTTAAATTCTGATGTTTCTGCAATGGTTTTTGCAGCTTTTGCAAAAGCAGCTTTATCACCATTTACATCTTTTAAAGCAACCAGCTCAGGTCTTAAATTAAGACCAACACGTTCAAATTGAAGTGCATTCCATTCTTTAAGCTTGGTTTCAAGAGCAGCATCAGCAATGTCGGAATTAATGATTGCAGCAAAAGCAGTCTTATTGAAAAAGGTTTTTTCATGACGGTACAAAACTGTCTCACCGCCAACAACGCTTTTTCTTACACCTTTTCCAATAGCAACAGGCAGAATTGGGGGTGCAGAAGCTTCTGCAAGCTTTTCTCTGGCTTCCTCAGATACATAAGGACAACTATCCAGTTCAGCCTTTCCGGATGCCAGGTTCATGGCAAACGCAAGACAGGTTGGAACCCCGCATTCCTTACAATTGGTTTTCGGCAGGAGCTTGAAAATCTGAATACCGGTTAATGCCATTTTTGTCTCCTTTATATCAATTATCAGTGAGCAGTTATCAATGAACTGCTCACTTCTTATTGTTCACTGTTAACTGTTCTCTGTTTATCCTACAAGTGGTTCCATATCCAGGGCAGGATGACCCTTTTCCTGGAGAAATGGCAGAATTTCTTCTTCTGTTAAACCAACAGTTTCATCTGCAATCTTATCTAACAGGCCTGGATGTCCCATTTCTTCAGCGCGTTTTTCAAAACGTCCCCGAATCTCTTCTTTAAGAGCTTTGGGCATCCATACCATACGCAGGATTCCTCCATCACCAAGTATAAATTTACGCTGGGTAATATTGAATTTGGAATGTCCTACAAATCCTGGGGAAGAAGCACCGCCGCCCATAACACCGGCTAAGGTTGTAAACTTCATGCCGCACGGGGTTTCACCAGTATATTCACGGTTTACAGTCATAACACCATTACATGCAGGAAGCATTGCAGCAATAGCTTCACAGCATCCGCATGTAGTCATTGGATCTTGAACCATTGAGTAAAAATTATATTTGGTTACAGCGCCTCTGGAAGCTTTTGCAACAAATTCATTTACACCTTTGAATTCTCCCAGTTTTGCATTCAGAACCTCACCCTTTTCAATGGGCTGGTTGGGGCCGGTCGGGTTGATCTGGTATGATGCCTTGCAGTCCATCCAGTTGTATGCACCACAGAGACCTGTACGTTCAGGACTTACAGTACAGACATGGCTGGGAGCAAAAGACTGGCACAGGGTACATGAATAAAAGGTTTCAACATCTTCATCTGTCATCTTGTCCACACGGCTGTCTCTATGTACATATGCAGCACGGGCTTTGGCAGTGAGCTTGTCAACATCTTCCTGTTTGGTGTAAAGAGTAACCTGGATTTTGTCAACAATAGCCTTGAAATCCTGATGAAGTTTTGCATGAAGAACAACGCCGAGGTCTTTAAGGGTAAAGCCTTTTTCAACAGCAGCTTTGCTCACGCGAACCCAGGCAATATCACGCTGACCGGCATGCATAACACCCTGTATATAGTTGATAAGATGATGGGTCTGACGTTCCAGGATAGGCTCAAAGTCTTCCTGGAATTCACGCCCTGCCGCCTGCATAAAAATACCCAGTGGCAGAACATCACCTTCTTTTATATCTGTAATATCAGGGCCTACAACTGTAACCTTGCCGTCTTCAATAGCGTTCATGTCGGCTATTTCAAGGAATTCAGTACACAGGGTCTTGCCGCCGCCCATCTGACAGAAAAGATCCTTACCGCGGACACGCTCACCTTCATAAGCAGGGCCGAAAGAACATGGAATATCAATCTCGGAAATGGTAACCTTGAGACCGCGTGTTTCAACAGATTTGTCAACAATCTCTTCATGGGCAATGTTTCCAAGAACATGCTCGTAAGTACAGATACCAGTAGGCAGAATTTCAGGAATGTCTGTATCTGCGATGGTTGGGAAACCCCAGTTTACACAACCGGCTGCTGCTGCTGCCCATTCGGCATTAACATCACCAAGAGCATTAACAAAAGCAAAAACACGGTCTTTGTTGTACAGGAGAATCTTTTTGTAATCTCCGGCAGGAACACCGCCGAAAGCCATAGCAACACGGTTGGCAAAACCAAGAGCAAAAATAGCAGAAGAAATATCAGGGCCAAAAGGAACAATCTTGGTATTCCAGCCGATTTCAACACCTGCTTCAATCAATTGTTCTGCACATGTGGTTCCATTCTGGTTTGCAGCCAGGAACACGTAAATACTGCGTTTCTGGTATTCCTCAATAATCATTTTAGCAATCTCTGGATTTGGTGCAGCACCTACAATAGCAGCAAATCCGGGAGCAGAGCCGTCAACAAATTCAACACCGCGTTTTCTAAAGATTGTATCTTCAGCAGCTCCAAGCCAGATTCTTCCGTTGTCTATATCTGTTTCTTCAGAAACATGATAAAAATCAGGATCTTCCAGATAGCGGATAGCTTCATCAATTTCAAAAGCAAAAAGTGCTGCCATACCTGCATCCAGCAGAGGGCCGAGATAAGGCAGATGATTTGAACCTTTTATATGGGGAGGCAGAAGTTTACGTGTAACTTCCAGAGGTTTTTTCATATCTTCAAGGGTTTCAACCTTGATGCCAAGCAGAGAATAAATAACGGGCAGATAATATGCTGTATTTGGGAAACCGACTTTTGTAGTTGCGTCAAAGCTTTCAAGGGCTTTTTTATAGCGGCCCTCTACTTTTGAAACAATATTATAACCGCCTTGAATTCCAGCGAATGCGACTAATTTAGACATATTTCCTTTCCTCCTTCATTGAGGATTTTTCATGTTTAAGGGTTGAAGAAAAAGCTGATTATTAACCTGGTTATTATTTATTATCCAGGCTTATTATCTGCAGTTTGCCCATTTGATCTGAGCTTCAATTTTATCCAGGCTGCTTTTTTCAAGCATTTCCGGGGTCAGTTTTGCAGCTTCTTCAGCCTCTTTGGCTTTTCTTGCTTCCAGTGCAGCCAGTCTTTCTGCCCGCGCCTTGTTCATGTTACTGCGGATAACAGCTTCTTCAGCATCAATTTTAGCTTTAGCTTTAGCATCAGCCTCTGCTTTTGCGGCGGCATCAGCCTTTGCTTTTGCTTCTGCATCAGCTTTAGCCTTTGCTTCTGCATCAGCCTTAGCTTTAGCCTCTGCTTCTGCTTTAGCTTTGGCTGCTGCCTCTGCATTTAATTTTGCTTCTGCATCTGCTTTAGCCTGTGCTGCAGGATCAACTGCCGGTGCAGCAGGTGCGGCTGCCGGTGCAGGTGCTGCTGCCGGCGCAGCGGCTGGTGCAGGTTTTGCTGCGGCTGCCGGTGCAGGTGCGGCTGCTTTAGGTGCGGCTGGTGCGGCTTTTCTAGCCGGAGCTGCTTTCTCTTCTTCAATGGTCAGGTCAGGTGCAGGTGAAAGAGCTGTAAGATCAATACTGGCCTGTCCGAGATTCTTGGCTATAGGAGCAATATCTCCTGTTGCACCGCCGTCAATTCCCAGGTCAATAAATGCTCTTGTCATGCGGACAGCTTCAGGATGACGCATAATAAGAATATCAGAACCTGCCATTAAATATGAAACAGCACCCACTGCTTCCATAAGAATACCCCGGCGTTCAGGGTCTCCAAGGGTTGGAGCTTCATCAGCACTCAGTTTGGCTTCCTTGCATTTCCATACTTCATTGCCCAGGTTGTTAATAAGAGGATACTGCAGTTTGTCATCACCCTGGTTCATGGCAGCCATTCTGAGCCGTTCCATAACAGAATATGAATATTCCATACCATATCCCAGGCCGCCGGTTGTAGGATCAATAATCACCCTGCTCATTGGCATACCCAGGTTTTCCAGCAGGATATTGACCTGTTTTGCAAGGTTGACATCAATAGGGGAAGATGAAATTACTGCATGTCCAAAACCCATTGCAGCAGCACCGATACCTTTGTGGTTTTTGTCTTCTACGGGACCGAGAATCAGGTTTTCTCCCTGGCAGTCTTCTGCAATCTTTTTGAGTACTGCCTCATCTTTCTGGGGATTGCCAACACCCCAGACAATAAGGGGTACGTTTACTGCTCCAAGAACTTTCTTAACTGTAGCAACAGCAGACTCAGGACTGGCATCCTTATCATTGGGATCAATGCTTTTGAGCTGAAGCACGATCATATCTGCCTTGTATTCATCAACACATTTTTTTGCCCAGGCAGCAGGATCACCAAGTACATCTTTAAATGGGGCTGTTACTGATTCTGCCCAGTCTTCAGGTTTTATATCCCATATTTCCATTGCAATTTTGGGCTTGTTGGGCATAGCACCTTCAAACTGGTAAAAAGGATAGCAGGTTTCACCACCGACTGTAACGGTATTGCTGCCTTTTCCCAGTGTGACTTCTTTTACAGCTCCGGAATAAGATTCTTTAAAAAATTCAAAAGCCAATGTAAATACCTCCTCTGGATGTTCCGACATTTGATTAATATGAACTCTGACATGTTCAATAACAAAAAGGGCATTTTATCTAAGTGCCCTGCCTAATTATATATCACCCTCCTCTCTTTTTTTGATTTTTATATCAGTCTGCACAAGTATTGTGCAGTGCATTGTCATTTAACATACAATTTGTATGATTGAATTGACTATTATATTTAAAGATGTTTTGCTTGTCAATATTTAAGCTTTTTCTTATATTGTTTTTCTTTCATTATCTCATTTTTTTGTTTATGTAAAATTATTTGAATATTTTTTTATTTTATATGAAGAAATTTTATATTAGAAGGATAAAATATAAGTATTTTATGAATAACAATTATAATTTAAAAGATTATAAATATTGATCTTCTTCTTGATAATCATTACAGGATACGATAGATATCTTTTAAATCCATAATATCTTTGCAGGGACAGATTTGAAACCTGTTCCTATTTATATTGTTTATTATGATGACAAATCATAACTATTTAAATGAAAGGGGGGCAATATGGCAGCATCAAGTTACTGGGCAGATGATTATGTTGACAAAACTATAGATGCAGAACAGGCTATCAGGAAAATTAAGCCGGGCCAGAGGGTTTTTGTAGGTTCATCATGTGGTGAACCCCAGGCTTTACTTAGAGCATTGTCAGAAAGATCCAGGCTTTTTACAGATCTGGAAATAGTCCGCCTGCTTGCTTTGGAAACCACACCTTTAACAATGATAGCAGAAAAAAGCAAAAATCAGAATCTGAATATAAGGTCTTTTTATCTGGGATCTGCAAAAACAAAAAGCCTGTCTAAAGACATGAGATTTATTACGCCCATGAACCTTTCAGCCATACCGCACTTGTTTAAAAGCAGACAGCTTCCCATTCATGTTGCTCTTATCCAGGTTTCACCGCCTGATGATTTTGGGTGGATGAGTCTGGGGGTTTCTGTTGATATTACCCTGGCTGCTGCAACATCTGCTGATATGGTTATTGCCCAGGTTAATCCTAAAATGCCCAGAGTTCTTGGACAGTCTTTTATACATGTTAATGATGTGGATTATTTTGTAGAACATGAAGAGGATCTGCTTATTATTGAAAACATGCCTGAAAGTGAAGAGGCTAATACTATCGGAAGGCTTATTGCCAGGCTTATAGATGATGGTTCAACTATCCAGATAGGTATGGGTGCAACATCCCAGGCAACACTTCTGGCACTTTCAGAAAAAAACGATATAGGAGTCCATACCCAGTGCCTGACTGACGATATGATGCATCTTGTAGCAAAGGGTGTTGTAACAAACAGGAAAAAAGGTTTTAATAACGGCAAGCTTGTTGCCAGCAGTGCTATTGGTACTGAAGTATTGTATGAATTTCTGCATGATAATCCATCCATTGATTTTCATCCTTCAGATTATGTTAATAATCCTGGAATAATCTCACGGCATAATAAAATGGTTGCAATGAATGTTGCAATGGCAATGGATCTTACAGGCCAGGTTGCTGCTGATGCCCTGTCTCACAACTTTTTTTCAGGTTTTACAGGCATGACTGACTTTGTAAGAGGAGCTTCCCAGTCTCCTGGAGGCAAATCCATAATCATGTTTACCTCAACATACCAGGATAAACAAAAGAGCCGCATAGTACCCATGCTTACGGATACGGCAGTAGTTGTTCCCAGAGGAGATGTGCAGTATGTAGTAACAGAATATGGAGCTGTGAATCTTTTTGGCAAAAGTCTTCAGGAAAGGGCTATGGCTATGATCAGTATTGCCCATCCTGATTTCAGGGATGGACTGTTTCATGAAGCTAAAAAACTGGGTCTGCTTGGCCAGGAACGGACTTTATCAGAATCCATCCATGGAGTTTATCCAATCAAGCTGGAAGAAACCAGGGTAATTGACGGGGAGACCATTGCTATACGTCCTTTTAAACCTGTTGATGAACGAAGGCTTCAGGAACATTTTTACAATATGGACAAAGATGATATTGTATCAAGATTTTTCCATGAAAAAAAGAGTTTTATAAGAGATGATCTTGAAGAACTTATGGAGGTTGATTATGTCAAAGACCTGACCATTCTGGCTGTTGTAGGGGAGTTTGGTTTTGGAAAAGTTGTTGCAGTAGGTGAATATCTTCTTAACCAGGCTAACAACATGGCTGAGGTGGCTTTTTCTGTTGCCAAAGAATACCAGGGTAAAAAACTGGGTAAAATAATAATGCACAAGCTTGCTCTTGCTGCCCGTGATAATGGTATTTCCGGGCTGTTTGCTTATACATCTCCAAGCAACCAGGGTATGATAAAACTTTTTAAAACCCTGCCGTATAAAACAAAAACTGTATTTGAAGATGATATGATACTTTTGAGCTGTAAGTTTAACGAGTTTGCAAAATAATATTTTAAGGAGTTTTTTATGACTATTCACAAGGTTTCGTTTCTTCCCCATAATAAAACAATAGAAGTCAAGGACGGAGAAAACCTTATCCGTGCAGCAATGGAAGCCGGGGTTCATATCAATGCATCATGCGGCGGAGAAGGTGTCTGTGGAAAATGCCGTGTAATAATTGAAAAAGGGGATGTTAAAGACGGGATTTCAGAGAGGCTGAAACCCGAAGACCTGAAAAAAGGATACCGCCTTGCCTGCAAATCTATTGTTAATCAAGATGTTGTCATTCGGGTTCCTGTTGAATCAAGTATTGATATCAGTGTCTTAAACATGCAGAGTACCCCCAGGCGCACAGCTAAGATCCAGGAATTTAATTTTAATGATCTTAAAGAGCAGGGACTTTTTGCCCCGCCTATTGAGAAAAAATATCTGGAACTCCCTGAACCTGATTCCCAGGATCATCTTCCTGATGTTACCAGGCTTGTGAGCTTTCTCAAGCTTAATTATAATGAACATCGTCTTGTTGTTGAACTGCCTGTAATCAGAAAGATCCCAGATATTTTAAGACAAAATAATTTTAAAATAACTGCAACTCTTGCACGTCCGGTCCAGGAAGGAAGAAAAACCCATATAATTAATGTAGAACCTGGAGACACCAGCAGCAGGAATTATGCTGTTGCCATTGATATTGGAACTACAACAGTTTATGGACAGCTCATAGACCTGATTTCAGGTGAAGTTCTGGCACAGTTTGGAGAGTTTAATGACCAGATCAGTTATGGTGAAGACGTGATATCCAGGATCATGTTTGCTGAAAAAGGCAATGGCCTGGAAAAGCTCCAAGAGGTAATAATCGGCAATATTAACAGTATTGTTAAAAAACTTGTTAAACGCGCATCTGTCAGCCTTGATGAGATTTCCGGTATAACCCTGGCTGGCAATACAACCATGACCCAGCTTTTTTTAAAGGTAAACCCAAAATATATAAGACGTTCACCATATGTGCCTGCGTCCACAATATATCCTCCCATCAAAGCTGTTGATCTGGGCATAAAAGTTGGGGAGCATGTAACTGCGCTGGTTTATCCTCAAATATCAAGTTATGTGGGCGGCGATATAGTAGCAGGTGTTATGGGATCAGGACTTTACCGGACTGAGGAACTGACTCTTTTTATGGATATTGGAACCAATGCTGAGATTGTAGTGGGTAATAAAGACTGGATGGCTTGTGCTGCCTGCTCTGCAGGACCGGCTTTTGAAGGAGGCGGCATTGAATTTGGCATGAGAGCGGCCAAAGGTGCTATTGAGGATTTTTCCATTGATCCTGTCAGCCTGGAACCCATGAATATTACTATCGGCAATGTTAGGCCCAAAGGAATCTGCGGTTCAGGATTGATTATTATAGCTGCAACATTGTTTGAACTGGGAATTATTGACAATGGCGGCAAGTTTAATCGTGATTTAAATACAAACAGGATACGGGAAAGAGACGGTGTATGGGAATATGTGCTGGCCTGGGAAAAAGATTCCCAGATTGACAGGGATGTTGTTTTAACAGAGATTGATATTGAAAACCTGATCCGTGCCAAAGGTGCAATATACAGTGGATGCCAGACTCTTCTTGAAGAAGTCGGCCTTACTATTAATGAACTTGATCGTATTTTTCTGGCAGGGGGTTTTGGCAGTTATGTTGACCTGGAAAAAGCAATGGTTATAGGACTGCTGCCTGAAATGGATGCTGAAAAAATTATATTTATTGGAAATGCCTCCCTTATGGGAGCTAAAATGAGCGCCCTGACAAACAGGATTAGAAAAGATGTTGTTGAAGTAACAAAAATGATGACAAACTTTGAATTATCAGAAACATCATCTTATATGGATCATTATGTGGCTTCTCTTTTTCTTCCCCACACAGATCTCCAGATGTTTCCAAAACTGAAAGCCCGTCTTGATGCCCGTAGAAAACAGGGCTGGAAATAAAGCCATAAAAAAGCCTGTGGATTTTATCCACAGGCTTTTAAAACATCTTGACAATTGATATGTCTTGAAATAAAATATTATTACAGTTTTTATTGGCCTTTTTTTTGAAATTTCTTCTATATCTCTAAAAAATAACTCATCTCCTCTTAAAGCAGCGTTTTCTTACACCTTTACCCTAACCTGTATTTACAGGGCCATTTATTTATCATTATTTTTTATATTCAATTTTATATTTAAGGAGGTGTATAATGAATCTTATTCCACAAAGAGCATTTTCCCGTAACAACTTTTCTGCACCTATATTATTTATAGAAGCAGAAAATACCGGCCATGAATTTCATAAAGCAAAAATGATTAATTGCAGTTCAGGCGGCATGTTTTTTGTATCTGATAAAAAATTGAATCCAGGAGAAAATATTCATATTAAGCTAACAGATATACCCTCAGATCCTTACCTGTCTGATTTTGACGATCAGTATTTTGCTGAGGTAAGGTGGTGCCAGAAAAACGGAAAAAATGGAACTGCTTCCTATGAAGTAGGAGTCCGGTTTATTCAGGAATCATGCAGGCAGTGCGGTGAAAAAATCCTGAACAATTACAGTAATGACTGGGGATTATGCCAGGATTGTCATAATCGTATAGATTCACTCTCAGATGATGGTATCAGGCATTGTATTTCCAATTATCTGCTTGGCAATATCCTGTAAAATAAAGCATAACAGGCTATGAGGGGCGGGTTAATTTAACCCGCCCTTATATTTTATTCTAATGATTCTGACTGGTTTCAGCTTTTCGGGGCTTTGGGAGGACTTA from the Desulfonema limicola genome contains:
- a CDS encoding dihydropteroate synthase produces the protein MAKLKDVLRPLGENEFWVIGESLNVIGKEIGKAFKERDPKPIQREALFQKEKGVDLIDINLGPAKKDGHELMPWVVETVQEVVDDIPLVLDTSNIDAIAAALPKCKMPTMINSIMVRPARYEKMVPLAAEHGSDFCALMWGPDGLPRDENERAALLVELMTVANEAGIENDQMWVDGIVTPVNIQQPQAIALMNFMDMLPEIMPGAMSTCGVSNISSGVPDNLRHVLNLTFTVMLNLHGMISFIADCRDDVTMDLARGKRPDIVNAIKQTMEGNQPDMASLSQELQHYVKSTNVILGKTLFSDSWLDV
- the acsC gene encoding acetyl-CoA decarbonylase/synthase complex subunit gamma, whose protein sequence is MALTGIQIFKLLPKTNCKECGVPTCLAFAMNLASGKAELDSCPYVSEEAREKLAEASAPPILPVAIGKGVRKSVVGGETVLYRHEKTFFNKTAFAAIINSDIADAALETKLKEWNALQFERVGLNLRPELVALKDVNGDKAAFAKAAKTIAETSEFNLILITDNADVMKAGIEVCKFKNPLMYAATAANVDEYGAIAKENDLPLAVKADSVEALPALTDKLVGMGLKKLVLDPGSREIKQGLEDQVAMRRAALKNGNRSLGFPTIAFPCEMASSLDIETMIAGMFVAKYGSIVVLSDFTGESIFPLLLERLNIFTDPQRPMTVTEGIYPINNPDENSPIMVTTNFALTYFIVSGEMEGSKVPSWLLIKDAEGLSVLTAWAAGKFSGDDVGMFVKKCGIMDKVKTKELIIPGYAAAIAGDVEEELPGWTITVGPREAAHIPAFLKSKV
- the acsB gene encoding acetyl-CoA decarbonylase/synthase complex subunit alpha/beta, giving the protein MSKLVAFAGIQGGYNIVSKVEGRYKKALESFDATTKVGFPNTAYYLPVIYSLLGIKVETLEDMKKPLEVTRKLLPPHIKGSNHLPYLGPLLDAGMAALFAFEIDEAIRYLEDPDFYHVSEETDIDNGRIWLGAAEDTIFRKRGVEFVDGSAPGFAAIVGAAPNPEIAKMIIEEYQKRSIYVFLAANQNGTTCAEQLIEAGVEIGWNTKIVPFGPDISSAIFALGFANRVAMAFGGVPAGDYKKILLYNKDRVFAFVNALGDVNAEWAAAAAGCVNWGFPTIADTDIPEILPTGICTYEHVLGNIAHEEIVDKSVETRGLKVTISEIDIPCSFGPAYEGERVRGKDLFCQMGGGKTLCTEFLEIADMNAIEDGKVTVVGPDITDIKEGDVLPLGIFMQAAGREFQEDFEPILERQTHHLINYIQGVMHAGQRDIAWVRVSKAAVEKGFTLKDLGVVLHAKLHQDFKAIVDKIQVTLYTKQEDVDKLTAKARAAYVHRDSRVDKMTDEDVETFYSCTLCQSFAPSHVCTVSPERTGLCGAYNWMDCKASYQINPTGPNQPIEKGEVLNAKLGEFKGVNEFVAKASRGAVTKYNFYSMVQDPMTTCGCCEAIAAMLPACNGVMTVNREYTGETPCGMKFTTLAGVMGGGASSPGFVGHSKFNITQRKFILGDGGILRMVWMPKALKEEIRGRFEKRAEEMGHPGLLDKIADETVGLTEEEILPFLQEKGHPALDMEPLVG
- a CDS encoding acetyl-CoA decarbonylase/synthase complex subunit delta — its product is MAFEFFKESYSGAVKEVTLGKGSNTVTVGGETCYPFYQFEGAMPNKPKIAMEIWDIKPEDWAESVTAPFKDVLGDPAAWAKKCVDEYKADMIVLQLKSIDPNDKDASPESAVATVKKVLGAVNVPLIVWGVGNPQKDEAVLKKIAEDCQGENLILGPVEDKNHKGIGAAAMGFGHAVISSSPIDVNLAKQVNILLENLGMPMSRVIIDPTTGGLGYGMEYSYSVMERLRMAAMNQGDDKLQYPLINNLGNEVWKCKEAKLSADEAPTLGDPERRGILMEAVGAVSYLMAGSDILIMRHPEAVRMTRAFIDLGIDGGATGDIAPIAKNLGQASIDLTALSPAPDLTIEEEKAAPARKAAPAAPKAAAPAPAAAAKPAPAAAPAAAPAPAAAPAAPAVDPAAQAKADAEAKLNAEAAAKAKAEAEAKAKADAEAKAKADAEAKAKADAAAKAEADAKAKAKIDAEEAVIRSNMNKARAERLAALEARKAKEAEEAAKLTPEMLEKSSLDKIEAQIKWANCR
- a CDS encoding bifunctional acetyl-CoA hydrolase/transferase family protein/GNAT family N-acetyltransferase — protein: MAASSYWADDYVDKTIDAEQAIRKIKPGQRVFVGSSCGEPQALLRALSERSRLFTDLEIVRLLALETTPLTMIAEKSKNQNLNIRSFYLGSAKTKSLSKDMRFITPMNLSAIPHLFKSRQLPIHVALIQVSPPDDFGWMSLGVSVDITLAAATSADMVIAQVNPKMPRVLGQSFIHVNDVDYFVEHEEDLLIIENMPESEEANTIGRLIARLIDDGSTIQIGMGATSQATLLALSEKNDIGVHTQCLTDDMMHLVAKGVVTNRKKGFNNGKLVASSAIGTEVLYEFLHDNPSIDFHPSDYVNNPGIISRHNKMVAMNVAMAMDLTGQVAADALSHNFFSGFTGMTDFVRGASQSPGGKSIIMFTSTYQDKQKSRIVPMLTDTAVVVPRGDVQYVVTEYGAVNLFGKSLQERAMAMISIAHPDFRDGLFHEAKKLGLLGQERTLSESIHGVYPIKLEETRVIDGETIAIRPFKPVDERRLQEHFYNMDKDDIVSRFFHEKKSFIRDDLEELMEVDYVKDLTILAVVGEFGFGKVVAVGEYLLNQANNMAEVAFSVAKEYQGKKLGKIIMHKLALAARDNGISGLFAYTSPSNQGMIKLFKTLPYKTKTVFEDDMILLSCKFNEFAK
- a CDS encoding ASKHA domain-containing protein, which codes for MTIHKVSFLPHNKTIEVKDGENLIRAAMEAGVHINASCGGEGVCGKCRVIIEKGDVKDGISERLKPEDLKKGYRLACKSIVNQDVVIRVPVESSIDISVLNMQSTPRRTAKIQEFNFNDLKEQGLFAPPIEKKYLELPEPDSQDHLPDVTRLVSFLKLNYNEHRLVVELPVIRKIPDILRQNNFKITATLARPVQEGRKTHIINVEPGDTSSRNYAVAIDIGTTTVYGQLIDLISGEVLAQFGEFNDQISYGEDVISRIMFAEKGNGLEKLQEVIIGNINSIVKKLVKRASVSLDEISGITLAGNTTMTQLFLKVNPKYIRRSPYVPASTIYPPIKAVDLGIKVGEHVTALVYPQISSYVGGDIVAGVMGSGLYRTEELTLFMDIGTNAEIVVGNKDWMACAACSAGPAFEGGGIEFGMRAAKGAIEDFSIDPVSLEPMNITIGNVRPKGICGSGLIIIAATLFELGIIDNGGKFNRDLNTNRIRERDGVWEYVLAWEKDSQIDRDVVLTEIDIENLIRAKGAIYSGCQTLLEEVGLTINELDRIFLAGGFGSYVDLEKAMVIGLLPEMDAEKIIFIGNASLMGAKMSALTNRIRKDVVEVTKMMTNFELSETSSYMDHYVASLFLPHTDLQMFPKLKARLDARRKQGWK
- a CDS encoding PilZ domain-containing protein — encoded protein: MNLIPQRAFSRNNFSAPILFIEAENTGHEFHKAKMINCSSGGMFFVSDKKLNPGENIHIKLTDIPSDPYLSDFDDQYFAEVRWCQKNGKNGTASYEVGVRFIQESCRQCGEKILNNYSNDWGLCQDCHNRIDSLSDDGIRHCISNYLLGNIL